One window from the genome of Sandaracinaceae bacterium encodes:
- a CDS encoding thymidine phosphorylase, whose translation MNASPELRTVPELIAHKRDGGELTDVELRSLVNRYATGELPDYQMAALAMAVFFRGMTPRETTAYTLAMRDSGRVMDLSAIPGKKVDKHSTGGVGDKISLSLAPIVAACGVPVPMMAGRGLGHTGGTLDKLEAIPGFHVDLTPKQFQRQLAKLGCAIIGQTADLAPADKRLYALRDVTATIESVPLITGSILSKKLAEGLDGLVMDVKVGRGAFMKNVDDARVLAKSLVRVGRGAGKDVRALLTRMDDPLGKMIGNALEVREAFLTLRGEGPADLLELTLALGVEMLQLGGVAQGRADAERQLRAVMRDGSAVRLTEKMVRAQGGDPRVVSEPDRLPSAEHRLVIKAEKHGVVQALDSLELGLVGVSLGAGRTKTDDVVDPRVGIELAATVGERVEAGQPLAYLHVNERKGHTLHVARVRDAFVLGPKPATRLPLVIERITR comes from the coding sequence ATGAACGCCTCCCCCGAGCTCCGCACGGTCCCCGAGCTGATTGCCCACAAGCGTGACGGGGGTGAGCTCACCGACGTGGAGCTGCGCTCCCTGGTGAACCGCTACGCCACGGGCGAGCTGCCCGACTACCAGATGGCGGCGCTCGCGATGGCCGTCTTCTTCCGCGGCATGACCCCGCGCGAGACCACCGCCTACACGCTGGCCATGCGCGACAGCGGGCGCGTGATGGACCTGTCGGCCATCCCCGGAAAGAAGGTCGACAAGCACTCCACGGGCGGCGTGGGCGACAAGATCAGCCTGTCGCTCGCGCCCATCGTGGCAGCCTGCGGGGTGCCGGTGCCCATGATGGCGGGGCGCGGGCTCGGGCACACGGGCGGCACGCTCGACAAGCTCGAAGCGATTCCGGGCTTCCACGTGGACCTCACGCCCAAGCAGTTCCAGCGGCAGCTGGCCAAGCTGGGCTGCGCCATCATCGGGCAGACGGCGGACCTGGCCCCGGCCGACAAGCGCCTCTATGCGCTGCGCGACGTGACGGCCACCATCGAGTCGGTGCCGCTCATCACGGGCAGCATCCTGTCCAAGAAGCTGGCCGAGGGCTTGGACGGCCTGGTGATGGACGTGAAGGTGGGGCGCGGCGCCTTCATGAAGAACGTGGACGACGCGCGCGTGCTGGCCAAGAGCCTAGTGCGCGTGGGGCGCGGCGCCGGGAAAGACGTGCGCGCGCTGCTCACGCGCATGGACGACCCGCTCGGCAAGATGATCGGCAACGCGCTCGAGGTGCGCGAGGCGTTCCTCACGCTGCGCGGCGAGGGGCCGGCCGACTTGCTCGAGCTGACGCTCGCGCTGGGCGTGGAGATGCTGCAGCTGGGCGGTGTGGCCCAGGGCCGCGCCGATGCCGAGCGGCAGCTGCGCGCGGTGATGCGCGACGGGAGCGCGGTGCGCCTGACCGAGAAGATGGTGCGCGCGCAGGGCGGTGATCCGCGCGTGGTCAGCGAGCCCGACCGCCTACCGAGCGCCGAGCACCGGCTGGTGATCAAGGCGGAGAAGCACGGCGTGGTGCAGGCGCTCGACTCACTGGAGCTTGGCCTGGTGGGGGTGTCGCTCGGCGCCGGCCGCACCAAGACCGACGACGTGGTGGACCCGCGCGTGGGCATCGAGCTGGCCGCCACCGTGGGCGAGCGCGTGGAGGCCGGTCAGCCGCTGGCCTACCTGCACGTGAACGAGCGCAAGGGCCACACGCTGCACGTGGCGCGCGTGCGCGATGCGTTCGTGCTGGGCCCCAAGCCCGCCACACGGCTGCCGCTGGTCATCGAGCGCATCACGCGCTGA
- the fabG gene encoding 3-oxoacyl-ACP reductase FabG has product MEATAAGGAQAAPKKPWALVTGGSRGIGAAISKALAAAGHPILLNYRSNDAAAQAVKAEIEAAGGHVRLLRFDVVDREATFAAIDALIAEGLPIGVLVNNAGVSADNAFPMMTPEQWDPVMRVNLDGFYNVTQKLVMPMIRLRKGRIITVSSVSGVIGNRGQVNYSAAKAGLIGATKALAIECAKRGVTVNAVAPGLIETDMVVDAPLDIIKKHIPMRRFGQPEEVAALVAFLASDAAGYITGQCVSISGGL; this is encoded by the coding sequence ATGGAAGCAACTGCAGCAGGCGGCGCTCAGGCAGCGCCCAAGAAGCCGTGGGCATTGGTCACCGGAGGGAGCCGCGGCATCGGCGCGGCCATCAGCAAGGCGCTGGCGGCGGCGGGCCACCCCATCCTGCTGAACTACCGCAGCAACGACGCGGCGGCGCAGGCGGTGAAGGCCGAGATCGAGGCGGCGGGCGGGCACGTGCGCCTGCTGCGCTTCGACGTGGTGGACCGCGAGGCCACCTTCGCGGCCATCGATGCGCTCATCGCCGAGGGCCTGCCCATCGGCGTGCTGGTGAACAACGCGGGCGTCTCGGCGGACAACGCCTTCCCCATGATGACCCCCGAGCAGTGGGACCCCGTCATGCGCGTGAACCTGGACGGCTTCTACAACGTCACGCAGAAGCTGGTCATGCCCATGATCCGCTTGCGCAAGGGCCGCATCATCACCGTGTCCAGCGTGAGCGGCGTCATCGGCAACCGCGGGCAGGTGAACTACAGCGCCGCCAAGGCCGGGCTGATCGGCGCCACCAAGGCGCTGGCCATCGAGTGCGCCAAGCGCGGCGTCACCGTCAATGCCGTGGCCCCCGGGCTCATCGAGACCGACATGGTGGTGGACGCGCCGCTCGACATCATCAAGAAGCACATCCCCATGCGCCGCTTCGGGCAGCCCGAAGAGGTGGCCGCGCTGGTGGCGTTCTTGGCCAGCGACGCGGCCGGCTACATCACGGGGCAGTGCGTGTCCATCAGCGGCGGGCTCTAG
- a CDS encoding lipid A biosynthesis acyltransferase — MPETDPQVPAPVTAPTDVAAQRRWRDVSEHGTRVGIKAVVVLATLFGRGPTRLLGFFLALYYTLRSRVARESGDELRRRLGLPLGFRPAFHHVLRFVQTTMDALFFLRGKTRWFRVSRNGKEHLQRLRDTKQGAVLLGAHLGSFYAMRMQSTEEALPLYPVVYTQHARRINDVLEDLDPGGKTRLIEMGGGDQLDFMLKIRERVEEGGLVAILGDRPPPDGKTVEVDFLGGRVLLPAGPYILAASLRCPVYFTAGLYRGGNHYELFCIPFAEQIVLPRGERQEAIARYAQQYADLLAEFVRKAPDNWFNFFDFWKPDANEPGPREEKP; from the coding sequence ATGCCTGAGACCGACCCGCAGGTGCCGGCGCCCGTGACGGCACCCACCGATGTCGCCGCGCAGCGCCGCTGGCGAGACGTGTCCGAGCACGGCACGCGCGTGGGCATCAAGGCGGTGGTGGTGCTGGCCACGCTCTTCGGCCGCGGCCCCACACGCTTGCTCGGCTTCTTCCTGGCGCTCTACTACACGCTGCGCTCGCGTGTGGCGCGCGAGTCCGGCGACGAGCTGCGGCGCCGCCTGGGGCTGCCGCTCGGCTTCCGGCCGGCGTTCCACCACGTGCTGCGCTTCGTGCAGACCACCATGGACGCGTTGTTCTTCTTGCGCGGCAAGACCCGCTGGTTCCGGGTGAGCCGCAACGGCAAGGAGCACCTGCAGCGCCTGCGCGACACCAAGCAGGGCGCGGTGCTCCTGGGCGCGCACCTGGGCAGCTTCTACGCCATGCGCATGCAGAGCACCGAAGAGGCCCTGCCGCTGTACCCGGTGGTCTACACGCAGCACGCGCGGCGCATCAACGACGTGCTCGAGGACCTGGACCCCGGCGGCAAGACGCGCCTCATCGAGATGGGCGGCGGCGACCAGCTGGACTTCATGCTCAAGATCCGCGAGCGCGTGGAAGAGGGGGGCCTCGTGGCCATCCTGGGGGACCGCCCGCCGCCCGATGGCAAGACGGTGGAGGTGGACTTCCTGGGTGGGCGCGTGCTGCTGCCGGCCGGCCCCTACATCCTCGCCGCGTCGCTGCGCTGCCCGGTGTACTTCACGGCCGGCCTCTACCGCGGCGGCAACCACTACGAGCTGTTCTGCATCCCGTTCGCCGAGCAGATCGTGCTGCCGCGCGGCGAGCGCCAAGAGGCCATCGCGCGCTACGCTCAGCAGTACGCGGACCTGCTGGCCGAGTTCGTGCGCAAGGCCCCCGACAACTGGTTCAACTTCTTCGACTTCTGGAAGCCCGACGCGAACGAGCCGGGGCCCCGTGAAGAAAAGCCCTGA
- a CDS encoding outer membrane lipoprotein carrier protein LolA has product MKKSPEATSMQLSMRRPLLALSLALCCVTLAGASPTSSQAQPAAPTLERLLAGFASMTGMSARFVEEKQIALLVRPIRSEGVLYFTAPGRLMRRVTSPTVSAALIEGDTLTFVGDGRREEIPISSNAVVGGFVSSFRHVLAGDRAALERAFTLRFEALGGQRWRLRLLPRNADLRRFLTEMELVGEGARVETMVMREASGDLTTTTFSEVDTARRFSAAETRDLFRL; this is encoded by the coding sequence GTGAAGAAAAGCCCTGAGGCCACGTCCATGCAGCTCTCCATGCGCCGCCCCCTGCTCGCCCTCTCGCTCGCCCTCTGCTGCGTCACCCTCGCCGGTGCCAGCCCCACGTCTTCGCAGGCGCAGCCCGCGGCCCCCACTCTCGAGCGCCTGCTGGCCGGCTTCGCGTCCATGACGGGCATGTCGGCGCGCTTCGTGGAGGAGAAGCAGATCGCCCTCCTGGTACGGCCCATCCGCAGCGAGGGCGTCCTGTACTTCACGGCTCCCGGGCGGCTGATGCGGCGCGTGACCTCGCCCACGGTGTCGGCCGCGCTCATCGAGGGCGACACGCTCACGTTCGTGGGCGACGGGCGCCGCGAAGAGATCCCCATCAGCAGCAACGCGGTGGTGGGCGGCTTCGTGTCGTCGTTCCGGCACGTGCTGGCGGGCGACCGTGCCGCGCTCGAGCGTGCCTTCACGTTGCGCTTCGAGGCCCTCGGCGGTCAGCGCTGGCGCCTGCGGCTGCTGCCGCGCAACGCGGACCTGCGCCGCTTCCTCACCGAGATGGAGCTGGTGGGTGAAGGAGCGCGCGTCGAAACGATGGTGATGCGCGAGGCGAGCGGCGACCTGACCACCACCACGTTCAGCGAGGTGGACACGGCACGTCGGTTCAGTGCCGCCGAGACGCGGGACCTGTTCCGCCTCTAG